A single Inediibacterium massiliense DNA region contains:
- a CDS encoding MerR family transcriptional regulator: MIDKEKRYSISEVSKLTGYEAHVLRYYESDFNLEIPRTPTNRRYYTYKEIERLFYIKELQERGLTNKQIKLILEAPELVIPSTSEVAATSESQELCVIDKDPAKDMIQRICDQVHETIRLNIGNKLEEAKDEIIDYFHSMKKEEEEIENTDVIRKEKDVLICENARLKMKVKEKSYEMAQLREKMKRLEEKNKPFWKKIFSKSS; the protein is encoded by the coding sequence GTGATTGATAAAGAAAAAAGATATTCTATTTCAGAAGTAAGTAAATTAACAGGATATGAAGCTCATGTACTAAGATATTATGAAAGTGATTTTAATTTAGAGATTCCTAGAACACCTACAAATCGTAGGTACTATACTTATAAAGAAATAGAAAGATTATTTTATATTAAAGAGCTTCAAGAGAGAGGCCTTACCAATAAACAAATTAAATTGATTTTAGAAGCCCCAGAATTAGTGATTCCTTCAACTAGTGAAGTGGCCGCAACTTCAGAATCACAAGAGTTATGTGTGATAGATAAAGATCCTGCAAAAGACATGATTCAAAGAATTTGTGATCAAGTTCATGAGACGATTCGACTCAATATAGGGAACAAGCTAGAAGAAGCAAAGGATGAAATTATTGATTATTTTCATTCTATGAAAAAAGAAGAAGAAGAGATTGAGAATACAGATGTGATCCGAAAAGAAAAAGATGTTTTAATCTGCGAAAATGCAAGGCTTAAGATGAAAGTAAAAGAGAAGTCTTATGAGATGGCTCAATTGAGAGAAAAGATGAAAAGATTAGAAGAAAAAAATAAGCCTTTCTGGAAAAAAATATTTTCCAAGAGCTCTTAA
- the ald gene encoding alanine dehydrogenase, with product MIIGVPKEIKNNENRVAITPAGVESFVKNGHKVIIEHNAGMGIGIDDEAFKSAGAEIIPTAKEVFDKADMIIKVKEPLKEEYGYFREGQILYTYLHLAPEPELTKALIEKKVIGIAYETVQLADGSLPLLTPMSMIAGRMATQVGAQFLEKHEGGKGMLIGGVPGVAPGEVVVIGGGIVGTNAAKMALGLGANVTILDINPARLLYLDDLFEGKVNTIMSNSYNIAKAVQKADLLIGSVLIPGAKAPTLVTEEMVKTMEPGSVIVDVAIDQGGSIETIDRISTHDKPTYEKHGVLHYAVPNIPGAVARTATFALTNSTIPYGLKIANKGYLAALREDPALAKGLNVIDGKITYESVAKVHNLEYTPIEEILGCEAEATI from the coding sequence ATGATTATTGGAGTTCCAAAGGAGATTAAAAACAATGAAAACAGAGTAGCCATTACACCTGCAGGAGTAGAATCTTTTGTAAAAAATGGGCACAAAGTAATCATTGAACATAATGCTGGAATGGGAATAGGGATAGATGACGAGGCGTTTAAAAGTGCAGGAGCTGAAATTATACCTACAGCAAAAGAAGTATTTGATAAAGCAGATATGATTATAAAAGTAAAAGAACCATTAAAAGAAGAATATGGATATTTTAGAGAAGGACAAATTCTATATACATACCTACATTTAGCACCAGAACCAGAACTTACAAAAGCTCTTATAGAGAAAAAAGTAATTGGTATTGCTTATGAAACAGTTCAATTAGCAGATGGATCTTTACCACTTCTTACTCCTATGAGTATGATTGCTGGAAGAATGGCTACACAAGTAGGGGCACAATTCTTAGAAAAGCATGAAGGTGGAAAAGGAATGTTAATTGGGGGCGTTCCTGGAGTTGCGCCTGGAGAAGTTGTAGTTATTGGTGGAGGAATTGTTGGAACAAATGCAGCTAAAATGGCGTTAGGTTTAGGTGCAAATGTTACGATTTTAGATATTAATCCAGCAAGACTTTTATACTTAGATGATTTATTTGAAGGAAAAGTAAATACAATTATGTCTAATAGCTATAATATAGCAAAAGCTGTTCAAAAGGCAGATTTATTGATCGGATCTGTACTTATTCCTGGTGCAAAAGCTCCTACACTTGTAACAGAAGAAATGGTAAAAACTATGGAACCAGGTTCTGTTATAGTAGACGTAGCTATTGACCAAGGTGGTTCTATTGAAACTATTGATAGAATTTCAACTCATGATAAACCAACTTATGAAAAACATGGTGTACTTCATTATGCAGTACCAAACATTCCTGGTGCAGTAGCTAGAACTGCTACTTTTGCTCTTACAAACTCAACAATACCTTACGGATTAAAAATTGCGAATAAAGGATATCTTGCTGCTCTTCGTGAAGATCCTGCATTGGCAAAAGGATTAAATGTAATTGATGGAAAAATTACTTATGAATCTGTAGCAAAAGTTCATAATTTAGAATATACACCTATTGAAGAAATCCTAGGTTGTGAAGCTGAAGCTACGATTTAG
- a CDS encoding CheR family methyltransferase: MNNYELFKEKVHKKTGINLSYYKERQMKRRIDSLMKRNNFSNYDDYFNAMNKDAKIFEEFINYLTINVSEFFRNASQWTILQKDIFPDLLKKSRTLKIWSAACSTGDEPYSLVMALSELVPLSNIKILATDIDKEVIQKAKTGIYSAKSIENVPKHLASKYFEKIGESFKIKDEIKNCVQFKQHNLLKDPYPDQCDLIVCRNVMIYFTEESKEIMYKKFRDALKENGVLFVGSTEQIILPTRYQLDSVKTFFYKRI, translated from the coding sequence ATGAACAATTATGAGCTATTCAAAGAGAAAGTCCATAAAAAGACAGGAATCAATTTATCTTATTATAAAGAAAGACAGATGAAAAGAAGAATTGATTCTTTAATGAAAAGAAACAACTTTTCAAATTATGATGATTACTTTAATGCAATGAATAAAGATGCAAAGATTTTTGAAGAATTTATTAATTATCTTACCATTAATGTTTCTGAATTTTTTAGAAATGCTAGTCAATGGACTATTTTACAAAAGGATATTTTTCCTGATCTTTTAAAAAAGAGTAGAACTTTAAAAATATGGAGTGCTGCATGTTCTACTGGAGATGAACCTTATTCATTAGTTATGGCTTTGAGTGAATTAGTGCCTTTAAGCAATATAAAAATTTTGGCTACAGATATTGATAAAGAAGTAATTCAAAAAGCTAAGACAGGAATTTATTCTGCTAAGAGTATTGAAAATGTACCTAAGCATTTAGCAAGTAAATATTTTGAAAAAATAGGAGAATCTTTTAAAATCAAAGATGAAATTAAAAATTGTGTCCAATTTAAACAGCATAATTTATTAAAAGATCCATATCCAGATCAATGTGATTTGATTGTATGTAGGAATGTGATGATCTATTTTACAGAAGAATCTAAAGAAATTATGTATAAAAAATTTAGAGATGCATTAAAAGAGAATGGAGTATTATTTGTAGGAAGTACAGAACAAATTATATTGCCTACAAGATATCAGTTGGATTCTGTAAAAACGTTTTTTTATAAGAGAATTTAA
- the cmk gene encoding (d)CMP kinase translates to MYKEWGEDEMNSMSIALDGPAGAGKSTIAKKISEIKNITYIDTGAMYRAIALKVLKENIDLENQDHIEKMLLSTKIDIKGNDIFLDGQMVTDEIRNPNVNKMVSHVAKILAVREKMTYLQREIASCKDVVMDGRDIGTFVLPNATYKFYLTASIEERAERRYIELKEKGFEVTLEQIKDEIQERDKMDMEREIAPLKKAQDAIEIDTTGKGIEQVIHEILKYLKE, encoded by the coding sequence ATGTATAAAGAATGGGGAGAAGATGAGATGAATAGTATGAGTATTGCTTTAGATGGACCTGCAGGAGCTGGAAAAAGTACTATTGCAAAAAAAATATCAGAGATTAAAAATATTACGTATATTGATACAGGTGCTATGTATAGAGCAATTGCTTTAAAAGTACTTAAGGAAAATATAGACCTTGAAAATCAGGATCATATAGAAAAAATGCTATTATCTACTAAAATTGATATAAAGGGAAATGATATATTTTTAGATGGGCAAATGGTCACAGATGAGATCAGAAATCCTAATGTAAACAAAATGGTTTCTCATGTAGCGAAGATTTTAGCAGTTAGAGAAAAAATGACTTATTTACAAAGGGAAATTGCATCTTGTAAAGATGTAGTTATGGATGGTAGAGATATTGGTACCTTTGTTCTTCCTAATGCTACTTATAAATTTTATTTGACTGCATCTATAGAAGAAAGAGCAGAAAGAAGATATATAGAATTAAAAGAAAAAGGATTTGAAGTGACATTAGAACAAATTAAAGATGAAATACAAGAAAGAGATAAAATGGACATGGAAAGAGAAATTGCACCTCTTAAAAAAGCTCAAGATGCTATTGAAATAGATACTACAGGAAAAGGAATTGAACAAGTCATCCATGAAATATTAAAATATTTAAAAGAATAA
- a CDS encoding bifunctional 4-hydroxy-3-methylbut-2-enyl diphosphate reductase/30S ribosomal protein S1 encodes MILKIIVADNAGFCFGVKRAMNQTIDAIDKDHNKKIYTYGPLIHNHQVIDKLESMGVFAIEDIKKAQDKTLIIRSHGVPLNFYDSTHEHNIQLIDATCPFVRKVQKIAKEYYDKGYNIVIVGNPKHPEVIGINGWCNNQAYIIENLEAVSKLESLNKICVVAQTTITQELWNHVVEELEKKSTTLKTFNTICTATIERQKSCAQVAQMVDAMIVIGGYHSSNTQKLVQISKKYCKNTYHIETAEELPLEEIKKFDKIGVTAGASTPDWIIKEAIHKMNNTENNDMMNMMEEYEKSFKVLRRGEVVKGTVILVTNQEIMVNVGYKSDGIIPKGEISNDPSINPRDIVKEGDEIEVYIVSTDDGEGNLLLSKKRVDAKKDWEELEESEGKNNVISVKVLEVVKGGVIAGYKEIRGFIPASQLSTSYVEDMKIFLGKELYVRVIEFDQKKKKIVFSRKAVMEEENQVKRRMLWENISKDKVIEGEVRRIVDFGAFVDIGGVDGLVHISDLAWGRIKHPTEVVKVGDKVKVIVLDFDKEKERISLGMKQLTKEPWETVEERYHVGDIVEGKVLKLVDFGAFVEVESGIDGLVHISQICDRHIAKPSEEIHVGQKVNVKILDLNKETKRMSLSIKEAVEDTNEPNLEQINQDEPTTIGEILGSKE; translated from the coding sequence ATGATATTGAAAATTATTGTTGCAGATAATGCAGGTTTTTGCTTTGGGGTCAAGAGAGCTATGAATCAAACGATAGATGCTATTGATAAAGACCATAATAAAAAAATATATACCTATGGGCCACTGATTCATAATCATCAAGTAATAGATAAGTTAGAGTCTATGGGAGTCTTTGCGATTGAAGATATAAAAAAGGCACAAGATAAAACTTTAATTATACGGTCTCATGGAGTTCCTCTTAATTTTTATGATTCTACTCATGAACATAATATACAATTGATTGACGCTACTTGTCCTTTTGTAAGAAAAGTACAAAAAATTGCAAAAGAATATTATGACAAAGGTTATAATATTGTTATTGTAGGAAATCCAAAACATCCTGAAGTCATAGGCATTAATGGGTGGTGTAATAATCAAGCTTATATTATAGAAAATCTAGAAGCTGTTTCAAAATTAGAATCTCTAAATAAAATTTGTGTAGTAGCACAAACCACTATTACTCAAGAGTTATGGAATCATGTAGTAGAAGAACTAGAAAAAAAATCTACTACATTAAAAACATTTAATACTATTTGTACAGCTACAATAGAAAGGCAGAAATCATGTGCCCAGGTAGCCCAGATGGTAGATGCTATGATTGTGATTGGTGGCTATCATAGTTCAAATACACAGAAATTGGTACAAATCAGTAAAAAGTATTGCAAGAATACTTATCATATAGAAACTGCTGAAGAGTTACCACTAGAAGAAATAAAAAAATTTGATAAAATTGGAGTAACAGCCGGAGCTTCAACACCGGACTGGATTATTAAGGAGGCTATTCATAAAATGAATAATACAGAAAACAATGATATGATGAATATGATGGAGGAATATGAAAAAAGTTTTAAAGTCCTTAGAAGAGGAGAAGTTGTAAAAGGAACTGTTATTCTTGTTACAAATCAAGAAATTATGGTAAATGTAGGATATAAATCAGATGGAATTATTCCTAAAGGCGAAATCTCTAATGATCCTTCGATCAATCCTCGTGACATAGTAAAAGAAGGAGATGAAATAGAAGTATATATAGTAAGTACAGATGATGGAGAAGGAAACCTTCTTTTATCTAAAAAAAGAGTAGATGCAAAAAAAGATTGGGAAGAACTAGAAGAATCAGAAGGAAAAAACAATGTAATTTCTGTAAAAGTTTTAGAGGTAGTAAAGGGTGGAGTCATTGCTGGATACAAAGAAATTAGAGGATTTATCCCAGCATCTCAATTATCTACTAGCTATGTAGAGGATATGAAAATCTTTCTAGGGAAAGAATTATATGTACGAGTAATTGAGTTTGATCAAAAAAAGAAAAAAATTGTATTTTCTCGTAAGGCAGTTATGGAAGAAGAAAATCAAGTAAAACGTCGTATGTTATGGGAAAACATCTCAAAGGACAAAGTGATAGAAGGAGAAGTAAGAAGAATTGTAGATTTTGGTGCATTTGTAGATATTGGAGGAGTAGATGGTCTTGTTCATATCTCTGATCTTGCTTGGGGAAGAATCAAACATCCTACAGAAGTAGTTAAAGTAGGAGATAAAGTAAAAGTAATTGTATTGGACTTTGATAAAGAAAAAGAGAGAATATCATTGGGAATGAAACAACTTACAAAAGAACCATGGGAAACTGTAGAAGAGAGATATCATGTTGGAGATATTGTTGAAGGAAAAGTATTAAAGCTTGTAGATTTTGGTGCATTTGTTGAAGTAGAATCAGGAATAGATGGACTTGTTCATATTTCTCAAATCTGTGATAGACATATTGCAAAGCCATCTGAAGAAATTCATGTAGGACAAAAAGTAAACGTGAAAATACTTGATTTAAATAAAGAAACTAAAAGAATGAGTTTAAGTATCAAAGAAGCTGTTGAGGATACAAATGAACCGAATTTAGAACAAATCAATCAAGATGAACCAACTACTATAGGAGAAATATTAGGATCTAAAGAATAA
- a CDS encoding NAD(P)/FAD-dependent oxidoreductase yields METVIVIGGGAAGMMAAGTAAAKGNKVILLEKNEKLGKKIYITGKGRCNVTNNGDIEDLLNHVTTNKNFLYSAFYTFTNEDLINLMHKYNVFTKVERGNRVFPKSDKSSDVIKAFENYMKEYHVDIRLQKQVSKILEENGQVTGVQLIDGQKIFGNKVIVATGGMSYPTTGSTGDGYKFAKAFGHDIVSLKPSLAPLEIQQDWVKKLQGLSLKNVSLQASFKGKLIYEEFGEMIFTHFGISGPIVLSMSNYIKNHIEKGKVEIFLNIKPALTSEQLDKRIIKDFEKYSKKQFKNALKDLLPLKMIPIVISLSGISEEKYVNQITKEERISLVNLLQNMKMTVENIRPIKEAIITSGGINTKEINPSTMESKKIKDLYFAGEVIDVDALTGGYNLQIAFSTGFVAGSNV; encoded by the coding sequence TGATGGCAGCAGGAACTGCCGCAGCTAAAGGAAATAAAGTGATTTTACTTGAGAAAAATGAAAAGCTTGGAAAAAAGATTTATATTACTGGAAAAGGAAGATGTAATGTTACAAACAATGGAGATATAGAAGATTTATTAAATCATGTAACTACCAATAAAAATTTTTTGTATAGTGCCTTTTATACTTTTACCAATGAAGATTTAATCAATCTTATGCATAAATATAACGTTTTTACAAAAGTAGAGAGAGGAAATAGAGTATTTCCAAAGTCAGATAAATCAAGTGATGTAATCAAAGCATTTGAAAACTATATGAAAGAATATCATGTAGATATAAGACTTCAAAAACAAGTAAGTAAAATTTTAGAAGAAAATGGACAAGTTACAGGAGTACAATTGATAGATGGACAAAAAATATTCGGAAATAAAGTGATTGTAGCTACAGGAGGAATGAGTTATCCAACTACAGGTTCTACAGGAGATGGATACAAATTTGCAAAAGCTTTTGGACATGATATTGTTTCTCTAAAGCCTTCTCTAGCTCCACTAGAAATTCAACAGGATTGGGTAAAAAAGTTACAGGGACTATCTCTTAAAAATGTATCTTTACAAGCTAGTTTTAAGGGAAAACTAATTTACGAAGAATTTGGAGAAATGATTTTCACACATTTTGGTATTTCAGGTCCCATTGTCCTTAGTATGAGCAATTATATTAAAAATCATATAGAAAAAGGAAAAGTTGAGATTTTTTTAAATATAAAGCCAGCTTTAACTTCAGAACAATTGGATAAAAGAATCATTAAAGATTTTGAAAAATATTCTAAAAAACAATTTAAAAATGCTTTGAAAGATTTACTTCCTTTAAAAATGATTCCAATTGTGATTTCTTTGTCTGGTATATCAGAAGAAAAATATGTAAACCAAATTACAAAAGAGGAAAGAATCAGTCTTGTGAATTTATTACAAAATATGAAAATGACAGTAGAAAACATAAGACCTATAAAGGAAGCTATCATCACTTCAGGTGGAATCAATACAAAAGAAATTAATCCTTCTACTATGGAATCTAAAAAAATAAAAGATCTTTATTTTGCAGGAGAAGTAATTGATGTAGATGCTTTAACAGGAGGATATAATCTTCAAATTGCTTTTTCTACGGGTTTTGTAGCAGGAAGCAATGTATAA